In the genome of Bacillus sp. S3, one region contains:
- a CDS encoding DUF4091 domain-containing protein — MNGSDITFETRCLSSLEKVFADEELTHPSFSRATSLQNEVFSFQVAYRFIGEPIKNIGVEVKADFQTPVQVRMVGLVPSEYPSFHDHDDQVLRTAPGLYPDPLYPIGEEGMIGYPNQWRSVWFTVPIDSKDQPGIHEITIVFNNENGDKLAEEQFLLEVVPVELPQQQLIHTEWFHTDCLAVYYDVDVFSEGYWELVDQYVKTAADHGINMILTPLFTPPLDTEVGGERPTVQLIGVEKHGDEYCFSFDKLTRWIEICSNRGIQYFEFSHFFTQWGAYHAPKIVAVMDGQEQSIFGWDTDATGEDYQLFLSQFLPQLVKYIKNHHLEKQVYFHISDEPNTEHLESYRRASELIFTHLAEFPIIDALSDYEFYKKGLVKQPIPATDHIEPFLDQGVPNLWTYYCNAQYKEVSNRFFNFPSVRTRILGLQLYKHDIKGFLHWGYNFWFSQYSRKPIDPFKNTDADISFPSGDAFLVYPGEKGPIESLRLEVFFDALQDVRALKLLEGLIGRDEVISLLENQLEHPITFKQYPCQSDWLLGIREQINRKIAESI; from the coding sequence ATGAACGGGAGCGATATTACTTTTGAAACAAGATGTTTAAGTTCCCTTGAAAAAGTGTTTGCTGATGAGGAGCTGACGCACCCTTCATTTAGCAGGGCAACTTCATTGCAAAATGAAGTTTTTTCTTTTCAAGTTGCTTATCGATTTATAGGGGAACCAATCAAAAATATCGGTGTGGAAGTAAAAGCAGATTTTCAAACTCCTGTACAAGTTCGAATGGTGGGACTTGTTCCATCGGAATACCCTAGCTTTCACGACCATGATGACCAGGTTCTGCGGACGGCGCCGGGGTTATATCCAGACCCCCTGTATCCGATTGGTGAAGAGGGAATGATTGGCTATCCAAACCAATGGCGCTCTGTCTGGTTTACCGTTCCTATCGATAGTAAGGATCAACCGGGCATTCATGAAATTACCATCGTTTTTAACAATGAAAATGGCGACAAATTGGCGGAGGAACAATTTCTGCTGGAGGTGGTTCCTGTTGAATTGCCTCAACAGCAATTGATTCATACGGAATGGTTTCATACGGATTGTTTGGCTGTCTACTACGATGTTGATGTGTTTAGTGAGGGGTATTGGGAACTTGTGGACCAGTATGTAAAAACCGCAGCTGACCATGGAATCAACATGATTCTTACTCCATTGTTTACCCCTCCGCTTGATACAGAGGTAGGTGGAGAACGGCCTACGGTCCAATTAATCGGGGTAGAAAAGCATGGAGATGAGTATTGTTTTTCTTTTGACAAATTGACACGCTGGATAGAGATTTGTTCAAATCGTGGCATTCAATACTTTGAGTTCTCCCATTTTTTTACTCAGTGGGGGGCGTACCATGCCCCGAAAATTGTCGCCGTTATGGACGGTCAGGAGCAATCCATTTTCGGCTGGGATACAGATGCAACGGGTGAGGATTATCAATTGTTTCTTTCCCAGTTCCTGCCGCAGTTAGTGAAATATATTAAAAATCACCATCTAGAAAAGCAGGTTTACTTTCATATCTCTGATGAACCAAACACGGAGCATTTGGAATCTTATAGGCGTGCAAGTGAATTGATCTTTACCCATCTTGCGGAATTTCCTATTATTGACGCCTTATCGGATTATGAATTTTATAAAAAAGGATTGGTAAAACAACCGATTCCAGCGACTGACCATATCGAACCATTTCTTGATCAGGGTGTACCGAATCTTTGGACCTATTATTGCAATGCCCAATATAAAGAGGTTTCGAATCGATTTTTTAACTTCCCATCTGTCAGAACGCGGATCCTTGGATTACAGCTGTATAAACATGATATTAAGGGTTTCCTGCACTGGGGCTATAATTTTTGGTTTTCGCAGTATTCCCGTAAACCAATTGATCCGTTTAAGAATACGGATGCGGATATCAGCTTCCCTTCAGGTGATGCCTTTTTAGTGTATCCCGGCGAAAAGGGTCCGATTGAATCGCTCAGACTCGAAGTCTTTTTCGATGCCCTGCAGGATGTAAGAGCACTAAAATTATTGGAAGGTCTGATAGGAAGAGATGAAGTCATTTCTTTATTGGAAAATCAATTGGAACATCCAATTACGTTTAAACAATACCCATGTCAAAGTGATTGGTTGTTGGGTATCCGAGAACAAATTAATAGAAAAATAGCTGAATCTATCTAG
- a CDS encoding PTS lactose/cellobiose transporter subunit IIA — protein sequence MVNEQISFEMISKAGEAFSILVKALEHARNGKLELAEENIKNSEILMNEAHNLQTSLIVNEANGVPNEFSVLLIHAQDTLMNTILMSTIVKEMILMFNTLKKELVCNEQ from the coding sequence ATGGTGAATGAGCAAATCTCATTTGAAATGATTTCAAAAGCAGGAGAAGCATTTTCAATTCTTGTAAAGGCGCTGGAACATGCCCGGAACGGGAAACTGGAACTGGCGGAAGAAAATATTAAAAACTCCGAAATATTAATGAATGAAGCCCATAACTTACAAACTAGTTTAATTGTCAATGAAGCAAATGGCGTTCCAAATGAATTCTCTGTGTTATTAATTCATGCTCAGGATACGTTAATGAATACCATTTTAATGTCAACCATTGTGAAAGAAATGATTCTTATGTTCAACACTTTAAAGAAGGAGTTGGTTTGCAATGAACAATAA
- a CDS encoding PTS sugar transporter subunit IIB, translating to MNNKLHILLLCNLGASTGILVSKMKEVVNNSEKLKDKDIKIEAHPAGELNEHIAHFDVMLLGPQIGHRFDELKELADAHQKPIEIINSKDYGTMNAGNIIKQAIVMNSQRVN from the coding sequence ATGAACAATAAACTGCACATTCTATTGCTTTGTAATTTAGGAGCATCCACTGGCATTTTAGTGTCCAAGATGAAAGAGGTTGTCAACAACAGTGAAAAACTAAAAGACAAGGATATTAAAATAGAAGCTCATCCGGCAGGAGAATTAAACGAACATATTGCTCATTTCGATGTGATGCTTCTTGGTCCGCAAATCGGCCATCGCTTTGATGAACTAAAGGAATTGGCAGATGCTCATCAAAAACCAATCGAAATTATTAATAGCAAAGATTATGGAACGATGAATGCGGGGAATATTATTAAACAAGCAATTGTCATGAATTCACAAAGGGTTAATTAA
- a CDS encoding BglG family transcription antiterminator, translating into MVRLKQRELQILEFLLVQEEFMTYKNISEHLHLTERQVRYDINNIEKYLMKNHLDVIRKNPKKGIIIMEKAGLKGQLQAFNQYTTIREYKYSKKEIQSFILLKLLISDEIVPVAEFEDILFISRTTVLNNLSEIEEMLLNENLSLVHHTRKGFTISGPQVKKYNFFTRVLMELINIREIYSFVLNNDNVFSKQAELVLFNLLDLDILHQALLECRNIEKYAGKVLDDRNYVLLLIVVMKILQENADWHFNDFIQQRQEKSEHGALLLTIIENMRSHSDHSDDQTIAKFLEEIIDHICRAYHVDFKANPAFISQLKAHIEAMVKRVKQSIVVQNPIFHDFVSDYKELFLATKAACNNAEKYLGISIGDQEISFIAIYFASEIRRQEDRKVKKARILIVCVEGLAISQMISTQIKKIFEYEEVKTLPVREFSKEHLNQYDFIISTVDLPDIQSSKILKVNNYLRKKDLEVLQQHLSLKLVMNEKNELDKFNLIMQTIRANTNITNLSKLELDLINILSKDDARAPKKEIPKIYFDESYITREKSIPTNRWDLAIKAGTRALIDKGLISETYEQKIITNLRKFGPYMVVAPGVMLAHAGMEDGVIQDSISITILPNGIDINDRFEKPIKLIITLAFKSKDTHMLVENIAKLALDDEKVERLIQLQSNREIYDLVSATLYS; encoded by the coding sequence ATGGTGAGATTGAAGCAAAGAGAGCTGCAAATATTGGAATTCTTACTTGTCCAAGAAGAATTTATGACCTATAAGAATATCTCTGAACATTTACATCTCACAGAAAGACAAGTAAGGTATGACATCAATAATATTGAAAAGTATTTAATGAAAAATCATTTAGATGTAATTAGGAAAAATCCGAAAAAAGGAATTATCATAATGGAGAAGGCGGGGCTTAAGGGGCAGCTCCAAGCCTTCAACCAATACACGACGATACGTGAATATAAGTACTCAAAGAAAGAGATTCAAAGTTTTATCTTGCTTAAATTGTTAATTAGCGACGAAATTGTCCCGGTTGCGGAATTTGAGGATATTCTCTTTATTTCCCGGACGACCGTGTTAAACAATTTAAGCGAGATCGAAGAAATGCTCCTAAACGAGAATTTGTCATTGGTTCATCATACGAGAAAAGGCTTCACCATTTCCGGTCCACAAGTAAAAAAATATAATTTTTTTACAAGAGTGTTAATGGAGTTAATTAACATTCGGGAAATCTATAGCTTTGTACTCAATAATGATAATGTTTTCTCGAAGCAGGCGGAATTGGTGTTATTTAATCTGCTTGATTTGGATATTTTGCATCAGGCCTTGCTGGAATGCCGGAATATCGAAAAATATGCAGGGAAAGTCTTAGATGACCGTAATTATGTCTTATTATTAATTGTCGTGATGAAAATCCTCCAAGAAAATGCTGATTGGCATTTTAATGACTTTATTCAACAGCGCCAAGAGAAGTCCGAACATGGGGCGCTTCTATTAACGATTATTGAAAATATGAGAAGCCATTCCGATCATAGTGATGATCAAACGATTGCGAAATTTCTTGAAGAAATTATTGACCATATATGCAGGGCGTATCACGTTGATTTCAAAGCTAATCCTGCTTTTATCTCGCAATTAAAAGCACATATTGAGGCAATGGTGAAACGGGTGAAGCAATCAATCGTTGTCCAAAATCCGATTTTTCACGATTTTGTTTCGGACTATAAAGAGCTATTTTTAGCGACAAAAGCAGCCTGCAACAATGCAGAGAAATATTTGGGGATTAGCATTGGAGATCAAGAGATTTCCTTTATTGCGATCTACTTTGCATCAGAGATCCGCAGGCAGGAAGATCGTAAGGTGAAAAAGGCCAGAATATTAATTGTCTGTGTGGAAGGCTTAGCGATTTCGCAAATGATCAGCACGCAGATTAAGAAAATATTTGAATATGAGGAAGTAAAAACCTTACCTGTACGGGAATTTAGCAAAGAGCATCTCAATCAATATGATTTTATTATTTCTACGGTTGATTTGCCGGATATTCAGTCTTCCAAAATATTAAAGGTTAATAATTACTTGCGGAAAAAGGATTTGGAAGTCCTGCAGCAACATTTAAGCTTAAAACTCGTGATGAATGAGAAAAACGAGTTAGATAAATTTAATTTAATCATGCAAACAATCCGGGCAAATACCAACATTACAAATTTGAGTAAGCTGGAATTGGACTTAATTAACATCCTTTCGAAAGATGATGCAAGGGCTCCTAAAAAAGAAATCCCGAAAATTTATTTTGACGAATCCTATATCACGAGGGAAAAAAGCATTCCAACCAACCGATGGGATTTGGCCATCAAAGCGGGGACACGTGCATTAATCGATAAAGGGTTAATTAGTGAAACCTACGAGCAAAAAATCATTACTAACTTGCGAAAGTTTGGTCCTTATATGGTTGTCGCACCAGGGGTTATGCTTGCCCATGCAGGTATGGAGGACGGGGTAATACAGGATTCCATCTCGATCACCATTTTACCAAATGGAATCGATATCAATGATCGATTTGAAAAGCCAATTAAATTAATTATTACGTTAGCTTTTAAATCGAAAGATACTCATATGCTCGTGGAAAATATCGCAAAGCTGGCATTGGATGATGAGAAAGTGGAAAGGTTAATTCAATTACAATCAAATAGAGAAATATATGATTTGGTTTCTGCAACACTATACAGCTAA
- a CDS encoding aldo/keto reductase yields MKSITVNGTRNHQPITLTCSNIVLGSGDFLRLDNMEFAAPVLDEYMAHGGNTFDTARHYRHSEKALGIWMEMRGNRDKLNILTKGCHPVRENPHQPRVTPEAIEEDLMTSLEYLKTDHVELYALHRDDPTKPVGPIMEALHKQVEAGRIYAIGLSNWEIDRIIEADNYAKENRLTRLSFNSPNLSLAKPLKPRWENCVSANSDMVKWHEETGLPLFSWSSQAGGFFSGRFAPEILDDQEMVEVYYSEENWERYSRAKVLAEKKQASPIQIALSYVLNQSFPTAALIGSENKNELVSSISGASIELTPEEIHYLDLKRDELA; encoded by the coding sequence ATGAAATCTATTACTGTCAATGGGACCAGAAATCATCAGCCTATTACCCTGACTTGCTCAAATATTGTTTTGGGATCTGGGGATTTCCTGAGACTTGATAATATGGAATTTGCCGCACCTGTTTTAGATGAATATATGGCTCATGGCGGCAATACCTTTGATACGGCAAGACATTATCGTCATAGTGAAAAGGCATTGGGAATATGGATGGAAATGAGAGGCAATCGGGACAAGTTGAATATATTAACAAAAGGTTGCCATCCTGTAAGGGAAAATCCTCACCAGCCAAGAGTAACCCCTGAAGCAATTGAAGAAGATTTAATGACGAGCTTGGAATATTTAAAAACCGACCACGTTGAACTTTATGCATTGCATAGAGATGATCCAACAAAACCGGTTGGCCCGATTATGGAAGCTCTTCATAAACAAGTTGAAGCAGGAAGAATTTACGCCATCGGGTTATCCAATTGGGAAATAGATCGAATCATCGAGGCAGATAACTATGCAAAGGAAAATAGATTGACACGGCTTAGCTTCAACAGTCCTAATTTAAGCCTGGCTAAGCCATTAAAGCCACGCTGGGAAAATTGCGTGTCCGCGAACAGTGACATGGTGAAATGGCATGAAGAAACAGGCCTCCCGTTATTTTCTTGGTCCAGTCAAGCAGGCGGCTTCTTCTCAGGACGTTTTGCTCCAGAAATTCTTGACGATCAAGAAATGGTGGAAGTTTATTATAGCGAGGAAAACTGGGAAAGATACAGCCGCGCTAAAGTATTGGCGGAGAAGAAACAGGCATCACCGATTCAAATTGCTTTATCCTATGTATTAAATCAATCATTTCCTACTGCCGCACTGATTGGTTCAGAAAATAAGAATGAATTAGTTTCTTCCATTTCAGGTGCATCTATTGAACTTACTCCAGAAGAGATCCATTACTTGGATTTGAAAAGAGATGAGCTAGCGTGA
- a CDS encoding glycoside hydrolase family 2 TIM barrel-domain containing protein, producing the protein MLKAKEKYVYTPPANGYPEWNNNPEIFELNRLPAHATSMPFLSVQDAMTKDRMESPNCQLLNGEWKFSFSKNPAARTKDFFKQGFDESSMKPIQVPSHWQLQGYDYPQYTNIRYPWEEQEDLKPPFAPTNYNPVGQYITYFDIPKEWDNQPVYIHFAGVESAFYVWVNGDLVGYGEDSFTPSEFDLTPYLIEGKNKLAVEVYRWSDASWLEDQDFWRLSGIFRDVYLYTTPLLHVRDYFVQTHLDQAYTNAELSIDFKLSNYACLSDEQVTMEAQLYDPAGNIVFHEKVAEQYRQSIEDAEMHFSKTILSPSLWSAEKPALYTFVVTMKNREGAIMEAQSCKVGFRKIEIKDGLIQINGRRILFNGVNRHEFSHLRGRAVTKEEMVHDILAMKQHNINAVRTSHYPNHPFWYELCDQYGLYVIDETNLETHGSWTYGQEEIGDTVPGDHEEWTANVIDRCHSMLHRDKNHPSVVIWSLGNESFGGMNFIKMKEHMKSEDQTRLVHYEGVTMYRASDDATEIESRMYESPSMLEEYALQAEMSPVPVKPYIVCEYAHAMGNSVGNLYQYTDLFQKYPILQGGFIWDFKDQAIQTTADTGETYLAYGGDFGESPHDGNFCGNGLIFSDGSFTPKIFEVKKCYQPIDVRLENKGFTVINKQLFTDVEEYETRWTILREGEEIASDTLRVACPPLSQTVIDLTDVLEKFVKGEQEYILTISFHTVTDQLWANKGHEMAFDQFVLSERSVVSPLQGRPLKNIDETDDQLIIEGDTFTVFISKSTGLITSWLSRGAEVLADPITPNFWRALTDNDRGNKLGERAGIWEHAGRTAKLERLKIEEMVGKVVVRTVLQLQTSPVSQCTIDYEIAGDGQLRVVFELLPGKGLPEIPEIGVILPLEKSFEHLAWYGKGPHENYWDREKGAKIGCHVSTISDEFVPYLKPQEHGNKTAVRSFEIANEQGVKLRITGESLLEINAGAYSAAELQETAHTYQLPERTKTYVRVNHKQMGVGGDDSWEAKTHPEFTLFADRTYRYAFRIMCL; encoded by the coding sequence ATGTTGAAAGCGAAAGAAAAGTATGTATATACACCGCCAGCAAACGGATATCCCGAGTGGAATAACAATCCTGAAATTTTTGAATTAAATCGTCTCCCGGCACATGCCACCAGCATGCCGTTTTTATCAGTTCAAGATGCCATGACAAAGGATCGAATGGAGTCCCCAAACTGTCAATTGTTAAATGGGGAATGGAAATTTTCTTTTTCTAAGAATCCTGCGGCAAGGACTAAGGATTTTTTTAAACAAGGATTTGATGAAAGTTCCATGAAGCCGATTCAAGTTCCGTCACATTGGCAGCTTCAAGGATATGATTATCCTCAGTATACAAATATCCGCTATCCATGGGAAGAACAGGAGGACCTCAAACCTCCATTTGCACCAACGAACTATAATCCTGTTGGTCAATATATTACCTATTTTGATATTCCAAAAGAGTGGGACAATCAGCCTGTTTATATCCATTTTGCCGGGGTAGAATCTGCCTTTTACGTTTGGGTGAATGGCGATTTGGTCGGGTATGGCGAAGACAGCTTCACGCCGAGTGAGTTTGATCTCACCCCCTATTTAATAGAAGGGAAAAATAAATTGGCGGTTGAGGTCTATCGCTGGAGTGATGCCAGCTGGTTAGAGGATCAAGACTTTTGGCGGTTAAGCGGTATATTTCGCGATGTCTATCTCTATACCACACCGCTTCTTCATGTACGGGATTACTTTGTGCAAACCCATTTAGATCAGGCGTATACGAATGCGGAACTGTCTATTGATTTCAAGTTATCCAATTATGCCTGTTTGTCTGACGAGCAGGTAACGATGGAGGCGCAATTATATGATCCTGCTGGGAACATAGTTTTTCATGAAAAGGTAGCTGAACAGTACAGGCAATCCATAGAAGATGCAGAGATGCATTTTAGTAAAACGATTCTCTCACCGTCGCTTTGGAGTGCTGAGAAGCCGGCGCTTTATACCTTTGTCGTTACCATGAAAAATAGAGAAGGGGCGATCATGGAAGCGCAAAGCTGTAAAGTGGGCTTCCGAAAAATTGAAATAAAAGATGGTCTGATTCAGATCAATGGCCGGCGCATCTTGTTTAACGGTGTGAATCGCCACGAATTTTCCCATTTGAGAGGTCGCGCAGTTACCAAGGAAGAGATGGTTCACGATATCTTGGCAATGAAACAGCATAATATCAATGCCGTCCGCACCTCCCACTATCCGAATCACCCTTTTTGGTATGAGTTGTGTGATCAATATGGGTTGTATGTCATCGATGAAACCAATTTAGAAACCCATGGTTCGTGGACGTATGGACAAGAGGAAATAGGCGACACCGTTCCCGGGGATCACGAAGAGTGGACGGCAAATGTCATCGACCGCTGCCATTCCATGCTTCACCGGGATAAAAACCATCCTTCAGTTGTCATTTGGTCGCTCGGAAATGAATCGTTTGGCGGAATGAACTTTATCAAAATGAAGGAACATATGAAAAGCGAGGACCAAACCAGGCTTGTGCACTACGAAGGGGTCACGATGTACCGTGCTTCGGATGATGCAACCGAAATCGAAAGCAGGATGTATGAGTCTCCATCTATGCTTGAGGAATATGCTTTACAGGCAGAAATGAGTCCAGTTCCGGTAAAGCCTTATATTGTCTGCGAATATGCTCATGCGATGGGAAACTCAGTCGGGAATCTCTATCAATATACAGACCTTTTTCAAAAATATCCGATTTTGCAAGGCGGTTTTATCTGGGATTTTAAAGATCAAGCCATACAAACGACCGCCGATACCGGTGAAACATACCTCGCTTATGGCGGCGACTTTGGCGAATCACCGCACGACGGAAATTTCTGCGGCAACGGTCTGATATTTTCGGACGGGTCATTCACACCGAAAATTTTTGAAGTGAAAAAGTGCTATCAGCCGATTGATGTCCGCCTTGAGAACAAGGGTTTTACTGTGATCAATAAACAGTTATTCACTGATGTGGAGGAATATGAAACAAGATGGACAATACTGAGAGAGGGGGAAGAAATAGCAAGTGATACTCTTAGGGTTGCTTGTCCGCCATTATCACAGACTGTTATTGACTTAACTGATGTTCTCGAAAAGTTTGTAAAAGGAGAACAGGAATACATTCTCACGATTAGTTTTCATACCGTGACGGATCAGCTATGGGCTAATAAGGGGCATGAAATGGCTTTTGATCAATTTGTCCTGTCAGAACGAAGCGTTGTTTCGCCGTTACAAGGGAGGCCATTAAAAAATATCGATGAAACCGATGACCAGCTAATAATCGAAGGGGATACCTTCACGGTGTTCATCAGCAAATCAACAGGGCTGATTACCTCTTGGCTGTCTCGGGGAGCAGAAGTTTTAGCTGATCCCATCACACCGAATTTCTGGCGGGCCCTTACAGATAATGACCGTGGGAACAAGTTGGGTGAGCGTGCGGGGATTTGGGAACATGCCGGCAGGACGGCAAAGCTTGAGCGCTTAAAAATTGAAGAGATGGTTGGTAAAGTTGTGGTTCGTACGGTCCTTCAATTGCAAACGTCTCCTGTATCACAATGTACGATTGATTACGAAATAGCCGGAGACGGGCAATTACGGGTTGTGTTTGAACTGTTGCCTGGTAAAGGCCTGCCGGAAATTCCGGAAATCGGGGTGATTCTTCCATTAGAGAAGTCGTTTGAACATCTGGCATGGTACGGAAAGGGTCCACATGAAAATTACTGGGACCGCGAAAAGGGTGCCAAAATCGGCTGCCACGTTTCCACTATTTCAGATGAGTTTGTACCTTATTTAAAGCCTCAGGAACATGGGAATAAGACCGCTGTTCGTTCCTTTGAAATTGCAAATGAGCAAGGAGTAAAACTGCGCATTACGGGTGAGTCATTACTAGAAATCAATGCTGGTGCTTACTCGGCGGCTGAGTTACAGGAAACAGCTCATACGTATCAATTGCCGGAGCGGACGAAAACCTATGTACGCGTCAACCATAAGCAAATGGGTGTTGGCGGCGATGATTCATGGGAGGCAAAAACACATCCTGAATTCACACTATTTGCTGATCGGACGTATCGGTATGCTTTTAGGATTATGTGTCTGTAA
- a CDS encoding PTS sugar transporter subunit IIC: MKSLLSFIDKRIPTIQKAIAPFAGRLEKQKHLASIKNGMQDLTAVLLIGSFFFVISFILQYLQKNFGLLGPLKLDLLNIPVQLTFGMLSIYAAVSVSYRHARRIDAPIIPSIFSSVFIVGVAVGGITPTGINYGNFDTGGFLIALIVSLLTVEVLNKCTKYNLTAKFKHIPEGSVHTFQFVMPVVLLSAAFLAINLLIETTTKQTNVSEWIFHYLFWGIESIDTPVMVFILVFLEMLFWFIGINGYAVLAGFILPFATFYLGEDLSAVMNGGTPEYIFTPNFWDYFASLSGAGIAGALVLLALGSKVNEIKSVGKTSVIPSLFSITEPILYGLPIAFNIYLFIPFVIGTPILATLQWYIFKWGFVNFPVVHVADAPIPIAQVLSTMDWRALIMMIVVFILAVIMYYPFFKLYEKSVMEEQNNQDNDRYAELDLDF, encoded by the coding sequence ATGAAATCACTCCTTAGCTTTATAGACAAACGAATCCCCACCATTCAAAAGGCAATTGCACCCTTCGCGGGGAGACTGGAGAAGCAAAAACATTTAGCTTCCATCAAAAATGGAATGCAGGACTTAACAGCAGTCTTACTCATTGGATCGTTTTTCTTTGTTATTTCGTTCATTTTACAATACTTACAGAAAAACTTTGGGTTATTAGGTCCTCTGAAGCTAGATCTATTGAATATTCCGGTACAACTGACATTCGGGATGCTGTCGATCTATGCAGCCGTGTCTGTATCGTATCGTCATGCTAGAAGGATTGATGCCCCCATCATCCCATCGATTTTTTCCAGCGTTTTTATTGTCGGGGTTGCTGTTGGCGGGATTACCCCGACTGGAATTAATTATGGGAATTTTGATACGGGGGGCTTCCTAATTGCTTTAATTGTGTCGTTATTGACGGTGGAAGTATTAAACAAATGTACGAAATATAATTTAACCGCTAAATTTAAACACATCCCAGAAGGCAGTGTTCATACATTCCAATTCGTCATGCCTGTTGTATTACTTTCGGCTGCCTTCTTGGCTATCAATCTATTGATTGAAACTACGACAAAGCAGACTAATGTGTCGGAATGGATCTTTCATTACCTGTTTTGGGGGATTGAATCGATTGATACACCAGTTATGGTCTTTATTCTCGTATTCTTGGAAATGCTGTTTTGGTTTATTGGTATCAATGGGTATGCCGTTCTAGCCGGTTTTATTCTGCCGTTCGCCACCTTCTATTTAGGAGAAGACCTATCGGCCGTGATGAACGGGGGGACACCGGAATATATTTTCACTCCAAACTTCTGGGATTACTTTGCTAGTTTATCAGGGGCAGGGATTGCTGGAGCCCTTGTCCTCTTAGCATTAGGCAGTAAAGTGAACGAGATTAAAAGTGTTGGTAAAACATCCGTTATTCCAAGTTTGTTTTCGATTACGGAACCGATTCTCTACGGCCTGCCGATCGCATTTAATATCTATTTGTTTATTCCTTTTGTGATTGGAACGCCAATATTGGCTACCTTACAATGGTATATTTTTAAGTGGGGATTTGTGAACTTTCCCGTTGTTCATGTGGCCGATGCACCCATCCCTATTGCACAGGTTTTGTCCACAATGGACTGGCGGGCGTTAATTATGATGATCGTTGTCTTCATACTCGCGGTCATTATGTATTACCCTTTCTTTAAGCTTTATGAAAAAAGCGTCATGGAAGAGCAAAATAATCAAGATAACGATCGGTATGCAGAACTTGATTTAGATTTTTAA
- a CDS encoding sugar phosphate isomerase/epimerase family protein produces the protein MYSVRKEFAEDAEGTLRKLKEIGFEAVQLDGMRGNDPIQVARLLKEYQLRVAGMHIKHDRFFNDLDGIIEEAYLFGCKTIYDKYIDDEEQNEQGYRKTKEVLLAAAQKLSPLGFRVGLHNPEYDYNNDVDGRKVMDYITDPVNGICIYPEPDTYWMTVAGENPVETIKKYSGRAPILHLKDYRSGYDVNDMENNLMEVGSGDIDMRSVVKWGEANGVEYYCVEQDYSRIGIFESLKRGFDYLVSLEEEL, from the coding sequence ATGTACTCTGTCCGCAAGGAGTTTGCAGAGGATGCTGAAGGGACTTTAAGAAAACTGAAGGAAATTGGTTTTGAGGCTGTCCAGCTTGATGGGATGAGAGGAAATGATCCGATTCAAGTTGCCCGGTTACTTAAAGAATATCAATTACGAGTCGCAGGCATGCATATCAAGCATGATCGTTTTTTTAACGATTTAGATGGAATCATTGAAGAGGCCTATTTATTTGGCTGTAAAACGATTTACGACAAGTATATTGATGATGAAGAACAGAACGAACAAGGCTACCGCAAGACAAAAGAAGTATTGCTGGCAGCGGCACAAAAATTGAGTCCGCTTGGTTTTAGAGTTGGTCTTCATAATCCGGAGTATGATTACAACAATGATGTCGATGGCCGGAAAGTCATGGATTATATTACCGACCCTGTCAATGGGATATGCATTTACCCAGAACCAGATACGTATTGGATGACGGTCGCTGGTGAAAATCCTGTGGAAACGATTAAGAAATACAGTGGAAGGGCTCCAATCCTCCATTTGAAAGATTATCGTTCCGGATATGATGTGAACGATATGGAAAACAACTTAATGGAAGTTGGCAGCGGTGATATTGATATGAGGTCCGTTGTTAAATGGGGAGAAGCAAACGGAGTTGAATATTATTGTGTGGAGCAAGATTATTCTAGAATCGGCATCTTCGAAAGCCTAAAAAGAGGATTTGATTATCTCGTAAGCTTGGAAGAAGAATTGTAG